The Daphnia pulicaria isolate SC F1-1A chromosome 12, SC_F0-13Bv2, whole genome shotgun sequence genome contains a region encoding:
- the LOC124316453 gene encoding uncharacterized protein LOC124316453, giving the protein MKLALIFLAIFVAISHQQYDYNPRMMFAFPWLALPFPNQPAFYNNHEPMNDDGYPVDSISNRNVFSYEDEGEEYVDTQSRVKGIISHYRPRPSFQDQQNARFLFNLFASTTGTFNNPLLKTATFTTTVTLSLNSVQNCVPVSEAVANIQPCQPNQQAIGRRRRDTHSSNVPEDLQFPITPSNTFNLISTALPTSNDRLDTDLDLPSSSILSSFKDDINLPEISTEDYHNSREKRFFINKNQFVVSTVATSFVFVNSTIRATVNLINPPPAPAVVPCQPAAPGAAQAVPVCLLCLPPGFIVCPLPAGR; this is encoded by the exons ATGAAGCTAGCTCTCATTTTCCTGGCCATTTTTGTGGCCATTTCTCATCAACAATATGATTACAATCCCCGTATGATGTTTGCGTTTCCTTGGCTGGCATTGCCGTTTCCCAATCAACCCGCGTTCTACAACAATCACGAACCAATG AACGACGATGGTTATCCAGTTGACAGCATCAGTAATCGCAACGTTTTCAGCTATGAGGACGAAGGGGAAGAATACGTGGACACCCAATCGAGGGTCAAGGGAATAATTAGCCACTACCGACCCCGACCCTCTTTCCAAGACCAGCAGAATGCACGATTTTTATTCAACTTATTTGCCAGCACTACAGGGACTTTCAATAATCCCTTATTGAAAACCGCGACATTTACGACCACCGTAACTTTAAGCCTTAATTCAGTTCAAAACTGTGTTCCTGTAAGCGAAGCTGTTGCTAACATTCAACCTTGTCAACCAAATCAACAAGCTATTGGTCGCAGAAGACGTGACACACACTCCTCCAATGTACCGGAAGACCTACAGTTTCCCATTACTCCTTCTAATACGTTCAA cttgatttcaACTGCTCTTCCAACTTCAAATGATCGTTTAGACACAGACTTAGACCTGCCTTCGTCGTCTATACTGTCGTCGTTTAAGGATGATATTAATCTCCCGGAAATTTCAACAGAAGACTATCATAattcaagagagaaaagattttttattaacaaaaaCCAATTTGTTGTATCTACAGTTGCCACGtcgtttgtgtttgtaaatTCTACTATTCGCGCCACGGTCAATCTCATTAATCCACCACCAGCTCCAGCTGTTGTTCCATGTCAACCAGCGGCCCCAGGTGCTGCACAAGCTGTACCAGTCTGCCTTTTATGTTTACCTCCAGGTTTCATTGTATGCCCTCTCCCTGCCGGTCGATAA
- the LOC124316439 gene encoding phytanoyl-CoA dioxygenase, peroxisomal-like: MADARLKAVLGHMNNGYQGHMNGHSRFQYTLDNPVLTLEQRQFYEDNGFLVIPRLVSSQFLDACKERFLALCDRRVPWGGITMMKDISLAKNNTVSGERLYNKAQDFVYDEVLFQFCLLPQILDHVECFTGPNIRAMHTMLINKPPDTGTQTSRHPLHQDLHYFPFRPADRIVCAWTAMERITPDNGCLIVLPGTHKGVLHQHDYPDWEKGVNKMYHGVRGYDNHPMVELPMEKGDTVFFHPILIHGSGMNRTNGFRKAISCHYSSAEMQYIDIRGTSQENIAKEVEEIAKRRGMELEFQDIWRFRSRLCRGRDPSIPA; this comes from the exons ATGGCTGATGCTAGATTGAAAGCTGTCCTTGGACACATGAATAATGGTTATCAG GGACATATGAATGGCCACTCAAGATTCCAGTACACCTTGGACAACCCTGTGTTGACGCTGGAGCAGAGGCAATTCTACGAAGACAATGGCTTTCTTGTAATTCCACGCCTTGTGAGCTCACAGTTCTTAGATGCCTGCAAAGAAAGATTTCTTGCCTTGTGCGATCGAAGAGTCCCATGGGGTGGAATCACCATGATGAAAGACATTTCTCTGGCTAAAAACAACACAGTGTCAGGTGAACGTCTTTACAACAAAGCTCAAGACTTTGTCTACGATGAGGTTCTCTTTCAGTTCTGCCTGCTTCCTCAG ATTTTGGACCATGTTGAATGCTTTACCGGACCCAATATTCGCGCTATGCATACCATGTTGATTAATAAACCACCTGATACAGGAACTCAAACTTCTCGTCATCCTCTCCATCAA GACTTGCACTACTTCCCTTTCCGTCCGGCCGATCGTATTGTCTGCGCTTGGACTGCCATGGAACGCATCACGCCCGACAATGGATGTCTGATTGTCTTGCCCGGCACTCACAAAGGAGTTTTGCACCAACACGACTATCCCGATTGGGAGAAAGGCGTCAACAAAATGTATCATGGAGTTCGTGGATATGACAATCATCCAATGGTCGAATTGCCGATGGAGAAAG GTGACACTGTTTTCTTCCATCCAATCCTTATCCACGGATCGGGAATGAACAGGACCAATGGATTCCGCAAAGCTATTTCATGCCATTACAG CTCAGCTGAAATGCAGTACATCGACATCCGCGGAACTTCACAGGAAAATATCGCTAAAGAAGTCGAAGAAATCGCCAAGCGTCGTGGCATGGAACTCGAATTCCAG GATATCTGGCGTTTCCGTAGTCGCCTGTGTCGTGGCCGTGACCCTTCTATCCCGGCTTAG